In Rutidosis leptorrhynchoides isolate AG116_Rl617_1_P2 chromosome 6, CSIRO_AGI_Rlap_v1, whole genome shotgun sequence, the DNA window ACCTGCTTCCTCACTCTTCAAATCCATTTCTTCTCCTCCTTCCCCTAAATCCCCTTCTATTCCATCTCTCTTCCAAACCACAAATATCTCCAGGTAAACAAAGATCACCTATTATCATGTTTTGTGTTGGTGAATTATGATGATTTTGTATAATTTAAAACTGTTACTGTattattttgttttgttttgttttgtttttggatATTTTTTAACAATGTAAATAAGTAAATTGATTGattgatattattttattttttcattGCGTTATTATAATTTGTAACATCATACTCAATCATTTCGTTATGTTAGTGAATACTTTGTAATGCTTGAAATTGTTATTTTTTTGTAGGTCATTTTGTCGAATAGGTTGTGTGCAATCTTTATTGCCGTTACATACGGCGGTTGCGTCGGCACGATTGACTTCGTGTCTCGGAATCGACTCAAAGGGATCAAGGTCTTTAGCTCAGGGTATGCTTTTAAGTGCAAACCCGGGAGTTTGACATTTTTCTGTGTTATATTTATCTGTAAGCCATACATACTACTGTTTTATCGTTGTTGTTTTTATGACATTATTTGACCTTTCATGCTCAAACGTATTATTTGCAAGTATAATGTTAATTGACAGATACAGATGTGGGTCAGATATAGTACTGAATGTTTTAAATCAGAGCACATTATTATTAGGATAAGTAAGTGTTTAGTATTTAGGTAATTGAATTTTATTAGGCAACTTTAGGAGTTTTAGGTGTTTTTAAG includes these proteins:
- the LOC139855850 gene encoding protein NONRESPONDING TO OXYLIPINS 2, mitochondrial-like isoform X2 — translated: MVSRYRSICRPASSLFKSISSPPSPKSPSIPSLFQTTNISRSFCRIGCVQSLLPLHTAVASARLTSCLGIDSKGSRSLAQETGLSVPR
- the LOC139855850 gene encoding protein NONRESPONDING TO OXYLIPINS 2, mitochondrial-like isoform X1, whose protein sequence is MVSRYRSICRPASSLFKSISSPPSPKSPSIPSLFQTTNISRSFCRIGCVQSLLPLHTAVASARLTSCLGIDSKGSRSLAQGMLLSANPGV